Proteins encoded within one genomic window of bacterium:
- a CDS encoding UDP-N-acetylglucosamine 2-epimerase: MEGGKWKPSTGIRDAVDGCGGYAVLTLHRPSNVDREETFAPIWRAISEVGERIPVIFPVHPRTRTKMEEFGLLKGNVRMIEPIGYIDMFWAVKGAKMVLTDSGGLQEETTVLGVPCITIRENTERPSTIEMGTNYLVGTDPDRILFIANEILEGKGKRGQVPPLWDGKTSERIVNIIQRDLMG, encoded by the coding sequence ATCGAGGGAGGGAAGTGGAAGCCTTCCACGGGTATCAGGGATGCCGTAGACGGTTGTGGCGGGTATGCCGTCCTGACGCTCCATCGGCCTTCCAACGTGGACCGCGAGGAGACCTTCGCTCCGATCTGGCGGGCAATTTCCGAGGTTGGCGAACGGATTCCTGTAATTTTCCCTGTCCATCCCAGGACGCGGACAAAAATGGAAGAGTTCGGCCTGCTGAAAGGAAATGTGAGGATGATAGAGCCCATCGGATATATTGACATGTTCTGGGCTGTAAAAGGAGCGAAGATGGTCCTCACCGATTCCGGCGGGTTACAGGAGGAAACCACTGTCCTTGGTGTACCTTGTATAACCATCCGGGAAAACACCGAACGGCCTTCAACGATCGAAATGGGCACAAACTATCTGGTGGGAACCGATCCAGACAGGATCCTCTTTATCGCCAATGAGATTCTGGAGGGGAAGGGTAAAAGGGGTCAAGTTCCACCCCTTTGGGATGGTAAGACATCGGAGAGGATCGTGAATATCATTCAGCGTGACCTTATGGGATAG
- a CDS encoding MraY family glycosyltransferase, which translates to MQYILLFFMGVMITLFLTPQAIRLCYRWELLDHPTDRKIHKVSTPLAGGLVLFPVTVIGFLLSSPANPHFIYFTIATTGIFAVGLWDDLKGIHFSTKFIVQMGAALLVIRSGILFDLDKVFFLQGMGLQAGYILSSVVTVVWIVGITNAVNLIDGVDGLAAGLSLNAFAGIGALSLVSGSLNSAVHCIIMVGGILGFLRYNIFPAQTFLGDSGSLLLGFTLAVASIIQSAKTSTFLVLGIPVLFLAIPALDTSLAFSRRAFCRKNPFRADREHLHHYLLDLNFTTSQVLGIFYGVSASLGILGLALAQTFKVQILALALLLVAFVLAGLRFMQIYNMAGLIRLINIRMRTVAAKAVGSDRDSEERWKKNMAVLGVVAILNIFLLIQTGQLFSSLTSIVLLFFALGAVDLYLNKMEFSPRYEITRTSIFLSIVVNQVLFMGFWQGNFYPENLHVFGIFAMVVLLVWFLYRTGTFAIFLTDPVDILALYLGTLGVWLAKHFMGAPSLLPFGVALGNALILYAITRAYLAGYKVRSKTKAIAFAGCMLFLIFVPWLS; encoded by the coding sequence TTGCAATACATCTTACTGTTTTTCATGGGGGTCATGATCACGTTGTTTCTGACGCCGCAGGCGATTCGCCTGTGCTACCGTTGGGAACTTCTGGACCACCCCACAGATCGGAAGATCCACAAGGTGTCCACGCCGCTTGCCGGCGGCCTGGTCCTGTTCCCGGTCACTGTGATCGGGTTCCTGCTTTCATCTCCCGCAAATCCGCACTTTATCTACTTCACCATCGCGACGACAGGTATTTTTGCTGTGGGGTTGTGGGACGACCTCAAGGGGATCCACTTTTCAACGAAGTTCATCGTTCAGATGGGGGCGGCTCTTCTTGTGATAAGATCGGGTATCCTGTTTGATCTCGACAAAGTTTTTTTCTTACAGGGCATGGGTTTACAGGCCGGTTATATCCTTTCCAGTGTCGTTACCGTTGTGTGGATCGTGGGGATCACCAACGCGGTGAACCTCATTGACGGTGTTGACGGCCTGGCGGCGGGGTTGTCCCTGAACGCCTTTGCTGGTATCGGTGCCCTGTCCCTGGTCTCAGGTTCCCTCAATTCGGCAGTTCATTGCATCATCATGGTGGGTGGTATCCTGGGTTTTCTGCGTTATAATATTTTCCCGGCCCAAACCTTCCTTGGAGACAGCGGAAGCCTGCTGCTCGGATTCACCCTGGCCGTGGCCTCCATTATTCAATCGGCCAAAACGAGCACCTTCCTGGTGCTGGGGATCCCTGTTCTGTTCCTTGCCATACCCGCGCTGGACACATCTTTGGCCTTTTCCAGGCGTGCCTTCTGCCGGAAAAACCCCTTTCGGGCTGACCGGGAGCATCTTCACCACTACCTCCTGGATCTGAATTTCACCACAAGCCAGGTTCTTGGTATCTTCTACGGCGTATCTGCCTCTCTCGGCATCCTGGGTTTAGCCCTGGCCCAGACTTTTAAGGTACAGATCCTGGCCCTGGCCTTACTCCTTGTTGCTTTTGTCCTGGCCGGACTCAGGTTCATGCAAATTTACAATATGGCGGGCTTGATCCGCCTCATTAATATCAGAATGCGTACTGTCGCCGCAAAAGCCGTTGGCTCCGATAGGGACAGTGAGGAGCGGTGGAAAAAAAATATGGCCGTGCTGGGGGTGGTAGCCATACTGAACATCTTCCTGCTGATTCAGACGGGACAGCTGTTTTCAAGTCTGACTTCCATAGTTTTGCTTTTTTTTGCACTGGGAGCCGTAGATCTGTACCTTAACAAAATGGAATTTTCGCCCCGGTACGAGATCACGCGTACATCAATTTTCCTCTCCATTGTTGTAAACCAGGTCCTTTTTATGGGTTTCTGGCAAGGCAACTTTTACCCGGAAAATTTACATGTATTTGGTATATTCGCGATGGTCGTCCTGCTGGTTTGGTTCCTGTACAGGACCGGTACCTTCGCCATCTTCCTCACCGATCCGGTGGATATCCTGGCCCTTTACCTGGGAACACTGGGGGTGTGGCTTGCCAAGCATTTCATGGGGGCCCCCTCCTTGCTGCCCTTCGGCGTGGCTCTTGGTAACGCCCTGATCCTGTACGCCATTACCAGGGCTTACCTGGCGGGGTACAAAGTGCGCTCGAAAACAAAAGCTATTGCGTTTGCAGGTTGTATGCTGTTCCTGATTTTCGTGCCGTGGCTTTCTTAA
- a CDS encoding nucleotide sugar dehydrogenase produces the protein MSHKQELQKKIEDRTAVCCIIGLGYVGLPLAVELAATGFTVYGIDLNTNKVEAVNRGESYIPDVSNKMVKEGVDSGKLKATTDFSVVKDCDVVSICVPTPLNKTRDPDISYIISALEVGIVPHVHPGMLVVLESTTYPGTTEEVIVPALISGNLKVGEDIFVAFSPERVDPGNPHFQTGNIPKVVGGMTKNCCHIATLLYSSFLAKVHPVSSAAVAEMVKIHENTFRSVNIALVNELALMCDRLGIDVWEVIEGASTKPFGFMPFYPGPGLGGHCIPIDPYYLSWKARSVGFEARFIELAGQVNSSMPMHVVNKASDALNSVGKALRGSNVLILGVAYKSDIDDERESPAIDIIDRLIAKGAMITYLDSYIPELDVGTTVLSASEISLELLQETDLAIIVTAHSDFDYDFILEQVPLILDTRNAIKSRQDKVWRI, from the coding sequence ATGTCTCACAAACAGGAACTTCAAAAAAAGATAGAAGATCGCACCGCCGTCTGCTGTATCATCGGTCTCGGCTATGTGGGTCTTCCCCTGGCCGTTGAGCTGGCAGCCACCGGGTTCACTGTTTACGGGATCGATCTGAACACCAATAAGGTTGAGGCGGTTAACCGCGGTGAATCCTACATCCCCGATGTTAGCAACAAGATGGTCAAGGAGGGTGTAGATAGCGGAAAACTCAAGGCAACCACAGACTTTAGTGTCGTCAAAGATTGCGATGTCGTGTCCATCTGCGTGCCGACGCCCCTCAACAAGACTCGTGACCCTGATATTTCTTACATTATTTCGGCCCTGGAAGTAGGGATCGTTCCCCATGTGCACCCGGGTATGCTCGTAGTTCTGGAAAGCACCACCTATCCAGGTACGACCGAGGAGGTTATTGTGCCCGCTTTGATCAGCGGGAACCTGAAGGTCGGTGAAGATATCTTTGTCGCCTTTTCACCCGAGAGGGTCGATCCGGGCAACCCCCACTTTCAGACCGGTAACATACCCAAGGTTGTGGGTGGAATGACTAAAAACTGCTGTCACATAGCGACCCTCCTCTACAGCTCTTTTCTTGCCAAGGTCCACCCGGTCAGTTCAGCCGCCGTGGCAGAAATGGTCAAGATCCATGAGAACACATTCAGGAGCGTCAACATCGCCCTTGTAAATGAGCTGGCTCTCATGTGCGACCGGCTGGGCATCGATGTCTGGGAGGTCATCGAAGGTGCTTCCACCAAGCCTTTCGGTTTCATGCCCTTTTATCCCGGTCCCGGTCTGGGAGGGCACTGTATCCCCATCGACCCTTACTACCTGTCCTGGAAGGCACGATCAGTGGGGTTCGAGGCCCGGTTTATCGAACTTGCCGGACAGGTGAACAGTTCCATGCCCATGCACGTCGTAAACAAGGCCTCAGATGCCCTTAACAGCGTCGGAAAGGCCCTGAGAGGCTCTAATGTCCTCATTCTGGGGGTTGCCTACAAAAGCGACATCGATGACGAGAGAGAGTCTCCTGCCATCGACATCATAGATCGGCTTATTGCAAAAGGAGCAATGATTACCTACCTGGATTCCTATATCCCGGAACTGGATGTGGGCACGACGGTCCTCAGCGCCTCCGAGATCAGCCTTGAACTTCTCCAGGAGACTGACCTTGCGATCATCGTTACGGCCCACAGCGATTTTGACTACGACTTCATTCTGGAGCAGGTGCCCCTGATCCTGGATACGAGAAACGCCATCAAATCCAGGCAAGATAAGGTGTGGAGGATTTGA
- a CDS encoding four helix bundle protein — MEDLIAWQKARVLIKKVHEVSGKGFFYRDRNLKNQICRTSVSVMSNVAEGFEREGEKEFVQFLSQAKASCGEVRSPLFVALDRGYVNDVEFNALLNLSLETSRVIAGLIG, encoded by the coding sequence GTGGAGGATTTGATCGCATGGCAAAAAGCAAGGGTATTGATTAAAAAAGTCCATGAAGTTTCCGGTAAAGGCTTCTTTTATAGGGACAGAAATCTAAAAAATCAAATTTGCCGGACCAGCGTTTCTGTAATGTCCAACGTTGCAGAAGGCTTTGAAAGGGAAGGGGAAAAAGAGTTTGTGCAGTTCCTTTCACAAGCCAAAGCATCCTGTGGTGAAGTCAGATCCCCATTATTTGTTGCTTTGGATCGCGGTTATGTAAATGATGTAGAGTTTAATGCCCTTCTCAATTTGTCACTTGAAACGAGTAGAGTGATAGCAGGATTGATAGGGTAA
- the galE gene encoding UDP-glucose 4-epimerase GalE: MKRILVTGGAGYIGSHVVLALGEAGYDVLTFDNLSSGNRWAVIKGEFVQGDLSDRETFRETVRNFKPDAVMHFAASIEVGESVRYPVKYYFNNTVNLLNTVDVLSSEGVGKMIFSSTAAVYGNPEIVPVTESSPLAPINPYGASKMMSERILADQGESGTDFSYISLRYFNVAGADPGGRLGQVYKNPTHLITRALKTAKGEYERLQIFGTDFPTPDGTGIRDYIHVTDLADAHILALENLLAGGANDTLNCGYGTGFSVTEVINAVKRVTGTDIKLEKIGRRAGDPSELIADSSLIRKRLSWEPKYDDLDTIVRTAWNWEKGRN, translated from the coding sequence ATGAAGCGAATTTTGGTAACGGGAGGAGCAGGATACATCGGCAGCCATGTCGTCCTCGCTCTCGGAGAAGCAGGCTACGATGTCCTGACTTTCGACAACCTTTCCTCCGGCAACAGGTGGGCTGTAATTAAAGGTGAATTTGTCCAGGGTGATCTGTCTGACCGGGAAACCTTCAGGGAGACGGTTCGGAACTTCAAACCGGATGCCGTGATGCACTTTGCCGCCTCCATCGAGGTGGGTGAAAGCGTTAGATATCCTGTCAAGTATTACTTTAACAATACCGTCAATCTCCTCAATACTGTTGATGTTTTGTCCAGCGAAGGGGTAGGAAAGATGATCTTTTCCTCTACCGCCGCTGTCTACGGAAACCCCGAAATAGTACCCGTAACGGAAAGTTCACCCCTGGCACCCATCAACCCTTACGGCGCTTCCAAGATGATGAGTGAGAGGATCCTTGCCGATCAAGGTGAAAGCGGCACCGATTTCAGTTACATCTCGCTAAGGTACTTTAACGTCGCTGGAGCCGATCCCGGGGGACGGTTGGGTCAGGTGTATAAAAACCCCACCCACCTTATTACGCGGGCGCTCAAAACTGCCAAAGGGGAGTACGAAAGACTGCAGATCTTCGGAACCGACTTTCCCACACCTGATGGAACCGGTATCAGGGATTACATACACGTCACCGACCTTGCCGACGCACATATTCTGGCTTTGGAGAACCTTCTGGCGGGGGGTGCCAACGACACGCTCAACTGTGGTTACGGAACCGGATTTTCTGTGACGGAGGTGATCAATGCGGTGAAAAGGGTCACCGGGACCGATATTAAATTGGAAAAAATCGGCAGGAGGGCAGGGGACCCTTCGGAACTGATCGCTGACAGTTCACTTATCAGGAAAAGGTTGTCATGGGAACCGAAATACGACGATCTCGATACCATCGTACGGACCGCCTGGAATTGGGAGAAAGGCCGTAATTAG
- a CDS encoding sigma-54 dependent transcriptional regulator has translation MGVFLVAEDDRDFRTLLTDVFKDAGHQVDHAVDGRQALEMVSARKYDVVLADIQLPVRDGMEVLRETKYRSPDTEVIMMTAYGTLDSAAQAMKLGASDYLQKPFSILELEMRVEKALRNRSLAKEVAYLRHTQEVIYRIEDIIGKSDGIKSVLGQVKVLANDPFPVFIKGETGTGRLLIAGAIHFNSGRSENGFIRVNCTIQNPDHLESDLFGHAVDAFPGAKNARIGRIEQANGGTIFIEEITEAPLAIQVKLLEFIEEGSFRRLGGSRDVSVDARVIASTSRDPEKEIKAGKLMPELLEALSHKVINIPPLRERPEDIPLLVEYFIERLRLELDNGRALNITDGAIGKLKGYDWPGNIRELKNVLERALFTSPKDTLDIADIQLPDEHPAAGSVGLTDRKLKELEKEAVLEALEKSNYVQKEAAKLLGISKRVIHYKIQQFNIKHPRWIKNK, from the coding sequence ATGGGTGTATTCCTGGTTGCAGAGGATGATCGTGATTTCAGAACACTATTGACCGATGTGTTCAAAGATGCCGGTCACCAGGTGGACCACGCCGTCGACGGCAGGCAGGCCCTGGAAATGGTCAGTGCGCGCAAGTACGATGTCGTGCTTGCGGATATCCAGCTCCCTGTAAGGGACGGAATGGAAGTACTGCGGGAAACAAAGTATAGAAGCCCCGACACGGAAGTCATCATGATGACCGCTTACGGCACTCTCGACAGCGCTGCCCAGGCCATGAAACTTGGCGCCTCCGATTATCTACAGAAACCTTTCAGCATCCTCGAACTCGAAATGAGAGTGGAAAAGGCGCTTCGGAACAGGAGCCTGGCCAAAGAGGTTGCTTATCTCAGGCACACCCAGGAAGTGATCTACAGGATCGAAGATATCATCGGGAAAAGCGATGGGATAAAAAGCGTCCTGGGACAGGTAAAGGTCCTCGCCAACGACCCATTCCCTGTATTTATCAAAGGTGAGACCGGTACCGGCCGTCTTCTTATTGCTGGAGCCATTCATTTTAACAGCGGCCGGAGCGAGAACGGTTTTATCCGGGTCAACTGTACGATACAAAATCCGGACCATCTGGAAAGTGACCTGTTCGGGCACGCGGTGGACGCATTCCCCGGTGCGAAGAACGCAAGGATCGGGAGGATCGAACAGGCCAACGGGGGGACCATTTTCATTGAGGAAATAACGGAAGCGCCTCTGGCGATCCAGGTTAAACTTCTGGAGTTCATCGAGGAAGGGAGCTTCCGGAGGCTCGGTGGATCAAGGGATGTTTCAGTGGACGCAAGGGTTATCGCATCCACCAGCAGAGATCCGGAAAAGGAGATCAAGGCCGGGAAGTTGATGCCGGAACTCCTTGAGGCCCTCAGTCATAAAGTGATCAACATTCCGCCCCTCAGGGAAAGGCCTGAGGATATTCCTCTCCTGGTTGAATATTTCATCGAAAGGCTGCGCCTTGAACTGGACAATGGACGGGCACTCAATATCACCGACGGGGCTATTGGAAAGCTGAAGGGCTACGACTGGCCTGGTAATATCCGTGAGCTGAAAAACGTTCTGGAGAGGGCACTTTTTACCAGCCCCAAGGATACCCTGGATATCGCGGATATCCAGCTCCCGGATGAGCACCCGGCCGCCGGTTCAGTGGGTCTTACTGACAGGAAGCTCAAAGAACTGGAAAAGGAAGCCGTTCTGGAAGCCCTGGAAAAGAGCAATTATGTTCAGAAAGAAGCTGCAAAGCTCCTGGGCATCTCCAAGAGGGTGATTCACTACAAGATTCAGCAGTTTAATATAAAGCATCCGCGCTGGATCAAGAACAAGTAA
- a CDS encoding four helix bundle protein, translated as MSKITRFEDLLTWQKARELIRVILTLTKSEEFSRDFALKNQLCRAVISVPANIAEGFERDGNREFVKFLSMAKGSAGELRSLLHLALDHGYISSE; from the coding sequence ATGTCCAAAATTACACGTTTTGAGGATCTTCTCACCTGGCAAAAAGCGAGGGAGCTGATACGCGTCATATTGACCCTGACCAAATCTGAGGAGTTTTCTCGGGATTTTGCTCTAAAGAATCAGTTATGCCGGGCCGTCATCTCGGTTCCCGCAAACATCGCTGAAGGATTTGAACGTGATGGCAACCGGGAGTTTGTGAAGTTTCTCTCCATGGCCAAAGGCTCAGCAGGCGAATTACGCTCACTCCTGCATCTGGCATTGGATCATGGTTATATCTCCTCCGAATAA
- a CDS encoding UDP-glucose/GDP-mannose dehydrogenase family protein, translating into MHIAIIGTGYVGLVTGTCFAEFGVEVTCVDKDESKITPLLKGEIPIYEPGLQELVKKNINDGRLRFTTDLSEGVKDALVVFIAVGTPPREDGSADLSHVLQVAGEITECMDTYKVIVTKSTVPVGTGEKVRKVLSKRLPAEKFDVASNPEFLREGSAIGDFMRPDRVIIGAETEQARAILRDLYRPLYLIETPFVFTNVATAELIKYASNAFLATKITFINEMANLCEQIDGDVHVVAKAMGLDGRIGPKFLRAGPGYGGSCFPKDTLALLNISRELGHPSKIVKSVVEVNDAQKQRAYGKIKDILGGDVKGKVIGLLGLAFKPNTDDFRESPAEVIIRGIRNDGGTVQTFDPAAMDQARSYLGEEGITFCENSYDAVTGADVMVVVTEWNQFRLLDLNKCKKLLKSPNLVDLRNVYEPKAVRDLGFNYTSIGRV; encoded by the coding sequence ATGCACATCGCAATTATAGGAACTGGATACGTTGGACTCGTAACGGGAACCTGCTTTGCCGAATTCGGGGTGGAAGTCACCTGTGTGGACAAAGATGAAAGCAAGATCACTCCACTTTTGAAGGGGGAAATCCCTATCTATGAGCCAGGTCTTCAAGAGCTGGTAAAGAAGAATATAAACGATGGCAGGCTCCGTTTTACAACTGATTTGAGCGAGGGCGTCAAGGATGCCCTTGTTGTCTTCATAGCCGTTGGAACACCTCCAAGGGAGGACGGCAGCGCGGACCTGAGTCATGTCTTGCAGGTTGCAGGGGAAATCACGGAATGCATGGACACGTACAAGGTGATCGTCACCAAGAGCACAGTGCCCGTGGGTACCGGTGAAAAGGTCAGGAAGGTGCTTTCCAAACGCTTGCCGGCAGAGAAGTTCGACGTTGCCTCTAACCCCGAGTTCCTGCGCGAGGGTTCTGCTATCGGGGATTTCATGCGGCCAGACAGGGTCATCATCGGCGCGGAAACGGAGCAGGCCAGAGCTATTTTAAGAGACCTTTACAGACCTCTCTACCTTATCGAGACGCCTTTTGTGTTCACCAATGTCGCCACTGCTGAGCTTATCAAATATGCCTCCAACGCCTTTCTTGCCACAAAGATCACCTTTATCAACGAGATGGCCAACCTGTGCGAACAGATCGACGGTGATGTCCATGTGGTCGCAAAAGCCATGGGACTTGACGGCAGGATCGGACCAAAGTTTTTACGTGCCGGTCCGGGATATGGGGGTTCCTGTTTCCCCAAGGACACCCTTGCTCTGTTGAACATATCCAGGGAACTGGGACACCCATCGAAGATAGTTAAATCGGTAGTGGAGGTGAACGATGCTCAGAAACAGCGTGCTTACGGCAAGATTAAGGATATCCTCGGCGGTGATGTAAAGGGGAAAGTTATTGGTCTTCTGGGCCTCGCATTTAAACCGAACACAGATGATTTCAGGGAATCTCCGGCCGAGGTCATCATCAGGGGGATAAGGAACGATGGCGGGACAGTACAGACTTTTGATCCTGCCGCCATGGACCAGGCCAGAAGCTATCTGGGCGAGGAAGGTATCACCTTTTGTGAGAACAGCTATGATGCCGTTACGGGCGCTGACGTTATGGTCGTCGTCACGGAATGGAACCAGTTCCGCCTTCTGGACCTGAATAAATGCAAGAAACTGCTAAAGAGCCCCAACCTGGTGGATCTTAGAAATGTGTACGAACCGAAAGCAGTACGGGACCTGGGGTTTAATTATACGTCTATAGGTAGAGTGTAG
- a CDS encoding GDP-mannose 4,6-dehydratase produces MFNRVLVTGGAGFIGSNLCEALLDQGREVLVLDNFNDFYPPSIKRDNVQKVLDHPSYSLVEGDIRDEEAVGRVFDSFKPQAVIHLAAMAGVRPSIEQPHLYNDVNIAGTTVLLEAVRKHPVQNFVFGSSSSVYGSHDRVPFSEEDVLSRPISPYAATKLAGEQLCFTYHHLFDLPVSCLRFFTVYGPRQRPEMAIHLFARKIINGDPITLFGDGSSRRDYTYVDDIIDGVIRSLDRVQGFEIFNLGESRTVGLLEMVSILEDAIGLKADLRYEPDQPGDVPITYADVSKAGRVLGYKPAVPIEEGIRRMVKWLKDQHKEV; encoded by the coding sequence ATGTTTAACCGTGTTCTTGTAACAGGAGGGGCAGGCTTTATCGGTTCAAACCTCTGTGAGGCCCTCCTCGATCAGGGCAGGGAAGTCCTGGTTCTGGACAACTTCAACGATTTTTACCCCCCCTCCATCAAGCGGGATAACGTGCAGAAGGTTCTGGACCACCCTTCCTATTCCCTCGTGGAAGGTGATATCCGTGATGAGGAGGCTGTGGGCAGGGTTTTTGACTCCTTCAAACCCCAGGCTGTTATCCACCTGGCTGCCATGGCCGGTGTGAGGCCGTCCATTGAACAGCCCCACCTGTATAATGACGTGAATATCGCCGGGACGACAGTACTCCTGGAGGCTGTCAGGAAGCACCCGGTTCAAAACTTTGTATTCGGTTCCTCCTCCTCCGTTTATGGCTCCCACGACAGGGTGCCTTTCTCTGAGGAGGATGTCCTGAGCAGACCCATCAGCCCCTACGCTGCAACCAAGCTGGCCGGGGAGCAGCTCTGTTTTACATATCACCATCTGTTCGATTTGCCGGTCTCCTGTCTCAGGTTCTTTACCGTTTATGGCCCTCGTCAGCGGCCTGAAATGGCCATTCACCTTTTTGCCAGAAAGATCATTAACGGTGATCCCATCACTCTTTTTGGGGACGGGTCCAGCAGGCGGGACTACACGTATGTTGATGACATCATTGATGGTGTCATAAGGTCCCTGGACAGGGTGCAGGGTTTTGAGATTTTCAACCTTGGAGAGTCGAGGACTGTGGGTCTTTTAGAAATGGTCTCCATCCTGGAAGATGCCATCGGCCTGAAGGCAGATCTCCGGTATGAACCGGATCAGCCCGGTGATGTTCCGATAACATACGCAGATGTTTCAAAGGCGGGCAGAGTACTCGGTTATAAGCCTGCAGTACCCATCGAAGAGGGTATCAGGCGCATGGTTAAGTGGCTTAAGGATCAACACAAGGAGGTATGA
- a CDS encoding histidinol phosphate phosphatase domain-containing protein, producing the protein MIDFHTHTFASDGVLLPSELIRRAVAAGYRAIGITDHGDETNLEDLLQRSVKAAQVWAENVDIVVIPGVEITHVPPDRIPALAARARELGAKVVVVHGETVTEPVAPGTNATAVRCPDVDILAHPGLLSEEDASAAAQNNVYLEITGRKGHSAANGRVASVAAKAGASLLFGTDTHSPGDLATVDHARKILLAAGIAEDQVDEVFLNAEQLLNRISG; encoded by the coding sequence ATCATTGACTTCCACACACACACATTCGCCAGCGATGGGGTGCTCCTTCCCTCGGAACTGATCAGAAGAGCTGTCGCGGCCGGTTACCGGGCCATCGGGATAACCGATCACGGCGATGAGACCAATTTGGAAGATCTCCTCCAAAGGTCGGTTAAGGCTGCGCAGGTATGGGCTGAGAATGTGGATATTGTGGTCATACCCGGTGTAGAGATAACCCATGTGCCTCCTGACAGGATACCTGCTTTGGCTGCAAGGGCCAGGGAACTGGGCGCGAAGGTTGTCGTTGTGCATGGAGAAACGGTTACGGAGCCGGTGGCCCCGGGCACGAATGCCACTGCTGTCCGATGTCCGGATGTCGATATCCTGGCCCATCCAGGTCTTCTTTCTGAGGAAGATGCGAGTGCTGCGGCCCAGAATAACGTTTACCTTGAGATCACGGGCAGGAAGGGGCACTCCGCTGCCAACGGCCGGGTGGCGTCAGTTGCCGCAAAAGCAGGAGCAAGCCTTCTGTTTGGTACTGACACGCATAGCCCTGGCGACCTGGCAACTGTGGATCACGCCCGGAAGATTCTCCTCGCAGCCGGCATCGCGGAAGACCAGGTTGATGAAGTTTTCTTAAACGCTGAGCAACTTTTGAATCGTATTAGCGGTTAA
- a CDS encoding tetratricopeptide repeat protein, with protein MSYIKKRVPRKPGMTPQEILADQKTLASWFTDNANLIAYASVAIFLVIAVTFGIIWMKGQKKDTANAALSKAMALYQVTVAQMETSTKDLELALESLNEVASEYADASQGYTASLLKANVLYRLERYQEGAATIEALDISNHELVNDINGFYLLARSYEAMEEFKMAIESYQKAKGRARGDMIAVIDIDLARCNELAGNVDTAISIYKEVLSEYPDTVYATRAEKKLATLGITDLETL; from the coding sequence ATGAGCTACATAAAGAAAAGGGTTCCACGTAAACCGGGAATGACGCCACAGGAGATTCTCGCTGACCAGAAGACCCTGGCCAGCTGGTTTACGGATAACGCCAATTTGATAGCGTATGCATCCGTCGCGATCTTTCTAGTAATTGCTGTAACCTTCGGGATTATCTGGATGAAGGGTCAGAAGAAGGACACGGCCAATGCGGCCCTTTCAAAGGCCATGGCCTTGTATCAGGTCACCGTTGCCCAGATGGAGACATCCACAAAGGATCTCGAACTGGCTCTGGAAAGCCTGAATGAGGTCGCATCCGAATATGCCGATGCTTCCCAGGGGTATACGGCTTCCCTGCTCAAGGCCAACGTCCTCTACCGTCTGGAAAGGTATCAGGAAGGGGCTGCAACCATTGAAGCTCTGGATATCAGTAATCACGAACTTGTAAACGACATAAACGGATTCTATCTCCTTGCCAGAAGTTACGAGGCGATGGAGGAGTTTAAAATGGCCATAGAGTCCTATCAGAAAGCGAAAGGGCGTGCCAGGGGTGACATGATAGCTGTGATAGATATCGACCTGGCGCGATGCAATGAGCTGGCAGGCAATGTGGATACAGCTATCTCAATCTACAAAGAGGTCCTGTCCGAGTACCCTGACACTGTTTATGCAACCAGGGCTGAAAAGAAACTGGCTACCCTGGGTATCACTGACCTAGAGACGCTTTGA